The Solirubrobacterales bacterium DNA segment GGTCCGCGCCCGGCTCGAGGACCACGAAGAGTGGCATCCATCCATCCGTCCCCGGACGCGGGACATCGACCACCAGGGCATCGAGAACCTCGGGCACCGCCAGGACCGCCCTGTATATCTCGCTTGTGCCCATGCGCACGCCTTGGCGGTTGATGGTCGAGTCGGAGCGGCCATAGATCACCGCGGTGCCGCGCGACGTGATCTCGATCCAGTCTCCGTGCCGCCAGACACCGGGGAAATGCTCGAAGTAGCTCGCCCGGTAGCGCGAGCCGTCCTCATCCCCCCAGAAGAACAACGGCATCGAGGGCATCGGCTCGGTGATCACAAGCTCGCCCACCTGGTCGGTGACCGAATTTCCCTGCTCGTCGAATGCCTCCACCGCGGCGCCCAACGCGCGCGCCTGGAGCTCCCCGCGGTAGACCGGCAGCAGTGGAACGCCCCCGACGAACGCGGTGCAGACGTCGGTCCCGCCGCTGGTCGAGAACAGCCAGGTGTCGCGGCCGACGTGCTCATACACCCACTCGAAGCCCTCGGGTGAAAGGGGCGAGCCGGTGGAGCCCACGGCGCGGAGGCGCTCGAGGTCGCGCCCCGAGGCTGGTTCGACCCGCTCCTTGACACAGCCGGCCAGGTAGCTGGCGCTGGTGCCGAAGCAGGTCATCCCTGTTCGCTCGGCCAGGTCCCAGAGCACTTCCATGTCCGGGTGGACGGGGCTGCCGTCATAGAGGACGATCGAGGCGGGCGTCAGCAGCACCCCGACGAGGAAGTTCCACATCATCCAGCCGGTCGTCGTAAACCAGAAGATGCGGTCTTGGTCCTGCGCGTCCAGGTGCAGATGCAGCTTCTTCAGGTGCTCGAGCAGGATGCCCCCGTGGCCCTGCACGATCGCCTTCGGCAGGCCCGTGGTCCCCGATGAGTACAGGACCCAGAGCGGATGGTCGAAGGGAACCTGCTCGAAGCGGAGCTCCGCGCCCTCGCCCGCCGCGAGCAACTGCACCCAGGTTGTGGCACCCCGTACCGGGGGGAGCTCGGGGGTCTCCTCGAGGTAGGGGACGAAGATCGTGTGCTGGATCGTCGGCATCTCCCGAACGAGACCGGCGACGGTGTCCCTCCGGTCGAAGTCCTTGCCGTTGTAGCGGTAGCCGTCGACGCAGAGCAACACCTTAGGCTCGATCTGCGCGAAGCGGTCGGCGACGCTCGAGGCGCCGAAGTCGGGCGAGCAGCTCGACCAGATGGCGCCGATCGACGCTGTCGCCAGGAACGCGATCAGCGTCTCCGGGATGTTCGGCAGATAGGCGACCACCCGGTCACCGCGCTCAACGCCCAGCTCGCGAAGCCCGGCCGCCGCCGCGGCGACCTGCTGCCGGAGGTCTCCCCATCGGAGCTCGCCGAGCTGTCGCAGCTCCGACGCGTGGAGTACCGCGACGTCGGTGTCTCGCTTGCCGCGGAAGATGTGCTGCGCGTAATTCAGCTCGGCCCCCTCGAACCACCTGGCGCCGGGCATGACGCGCTCGGCCAGGACCTCCGAGTACGGCGCCGAGGCCTCGACTTCGAAGAAGTCCCAGATCGAGGCCCAGAACTCCTCCAGCTCGGCGACCGACCAATCCCAGAGCGCTTCGTAATCGTCGAACGATCGCCCACGCTCGGCCGCCAGCCAGCGCATGTAGCGGGTCATCGTCGCGCGCTCCACGCTCGCGGGCGAGGGCTCCCAGAGGAGTTCCCCGCGCTGGTTCGTGTTCGCGGCCGGGCGCGCCACGAGCCGCTTATATCACCGGGGCGTGCGCCGCCCGATATCGCGATCGAGGGCTCGCACAAGCTCGAGCGCGAAGCCGTGGGCGCGGTCGAGCGCCGCCTTATCGATTCGGTCCGGGGTGTCGTTCCAGGCGTCGCGTCCGGCCCCCTGGTTCAGATCGTTGCCACAGGAGATCGTGGTCGCCGGGTAGCCGGCGATGCGGGCCGGCATGGAATCGCCGGCATACCCGTGGACCACCGAACGCGCCTGGTAGCGGTCCGTGTTCTCGTGGTCGGCGGTGGCAATTGCGGCGCACAGCTGCACCAAGCGCCGGTCCAGGTCGTAGGTGATGATCCAGCCGGCGCCGGTCTCGAAGCGGACGGTGCCCTGGCCAACTGTGTCGACGCTGACGAAGTAGGTGGTCTCCCGATCGAGGGCAGCGCGGTGCGCGCGAACGAAGGAGCGCATGCCCTCCTGCAGGGACCCTTCGCCGCCGACCAGGAGGACGCAGACGTCGAGGTTCGCGGGCGGCTCGGTGTCGAGCTCCTCGGCCACCGAGAGCACGGTCGCGACGCCGGATGCGTTGTCGTTGGCGCCCGGGGCCACGTCGGAGAGCTCGCTGCCCGTGAGCAGAAAGGCACCGACCATGAGGACCAGGGTGGGGGGGAGCTGGAGAAACGCGATCAGGTTGGACTCGAGGCCGGCCATACGGGCGCCGATGATCGGCAGCAAAAGGGCGAGCGACCAGAACAGGACCCGAAAGGGCCCCACGGGGATCGAGAGGCGAGCGGACAGTCGCGCCCAGCGCGCGGCCTGTCTCGGACTGAACGCGGCTCCGGCCCGGACGGCGTCGTAATGGGCACACAGGAAGATGCGCGCCGCGGCATCGGAGCGCTTGCCGGGCGAGACGACGTTCTGGGAGGCGCGGCGGAAGAACAGCCGGCGCAGCAGGTAGGCGCGGTAGTTGAGATCGAGGTACATCGATACCGCGGTGGCCAGCACGATCGCGAATCCGATTGCGGGCTGGACTGTGGCGAGCAGGCTGCCCGCGAGCCCCAGCACGCAATGCCCGGCGTGGACGAGTCCGTATCGCGGGTGGACGTAGGTCGGCTCGACCTCGACTCGCCGTCCGCCCGCGCTGAGGCGGGTGGCCAGCCAGCTCGCCGCCCTGCGTTCGGCGTCCGTGCCCGCCGCGCGACTCTCGAACGAGCACAGCGTGCGAATCAGGTCCATGCGCGCGGCGGCATCCACGGGCGCGGGATTATCGCCGGACGCCGGACGCGTACCGCGCCTACTCCCGCAGCCCGGCGGCTTCGAGAGCCGCGGAGCGGTCGCTGAAGTTCCTCCAACGTGTGACCTTCCCGTCGCGGAACGTAAAGACGTGGGCATCGGTCTCGTCCATCTCGATCCCGCTGCCCGAGCCTCGCCCGATCAGGTGGAGGATCGCCACGATGCTGTGATCTGCCTCGATCAGCTCCACGACCTCCGCGTGATGAGACTCCCACGCCGCGAGGAACCCCTCAGCCCATTCTCGAAGCTCGGTATGGCCGTGGAAAGGCCCTGGCTCCGGTACCTCGGGCGGGAAGATGACCTCGCACTCGGGGTCAAAGAGGGCAAGCATCCCCTCGACGTTCGCTTGATTCCAGGCGTCCACGAGCCTCGCAACCATCGCCACGTTCTCCTGCGACATCGCTCGCGCAGTATCTCGCAGCGCGGACGTCAGTCCAGGTGGTCGAGGACCGCCAAGCCAAGGGCGAAACTGAAGCCCGCTCGTTCCCGGATGCGGCGGGTGGGAGTCGAACCCACAAGCCCTTTCGGGCAATGGATTTTGAGTCCATCGCGTTTGCCGTTTCGCCACCGCCGCGGGTGGGTTCGGTGCATTGTGCACTAGCCTCGAACGGCCATGTGCGGGCGCTTCACGCTTACCGACCCGGACCCGGCGAGGATCCGCGCGCGCTTCGGTCTGCCCGAGTTCGAGCTCAGCGAGGACGAGGTACCCCGCTACAACATCGCCCCCACCGATCCGGTGCTGGCGATCCGCCGCGGCGAGCGCGGCGAGCGCGAGGTGGGCCGTCTTCGCTGGGGACTCTTGCCCGGCCGGTGGGCGGAGCGCCGCTCGGGCGCGCCTCTGATCAACGCCCGGGCCGAGACGCTCGATGGCCAGCCCGCCTTCGCCGAATCGTTTCGCGAGCGCCGCTGCCTGATCCCGGCCGACGGCTTTTACGAGTGGCGGGGCGAGGGTTCAGCGAAGACGCCGTACTGGATCAGCCGCGCGGACGGCGAGCTGTTCGCGTTCGCGGGCATCTGGGCATCGTTGGCCGCGCGGGACGGTGAAGGGGAGCTGGTCAGCTGCGCGATCGTCACTTGCGAGCCCAACGAGCTCATTCGGCCGCTTCACGACCGGATGCCGGTCGTGCTGATGCGGGACGCCGAGGCACGGTGGCTCGACGCGGGTGCGGGCGCGGAGGAGCTGGGTTCGTTGCTGGCACCCGCGCCGGAGGATGTGCTCGCTCTGCGCGAGGTCGTCGACGCGGTCAACAACGTCCGCGAGGATGGCCCCCATCTGCTCGAGCCGCGCGAGGCGCGGCCGCAACTCTTCTAGCGCCGGTCGCGGGAGGACGGCGGCGGTGGGATCGGCTCGTACCTGACGTGGGGGAGATCCTCGTCGAGCTGCTCCTCTTCGGTGCCCTCACCCGCCAGCGGAACCCCGCCGACCGGCCGCTCCTCCTCGACGTGCCAGTTCTGGTTGAAGCCGATCATCGCGACCGTGATCAAAAGCAACTGCACGGGCACCACCAGGATGGTCAGCAGCCCGAGGAGGTCGTCGGGGAGAGGCGGGGGATCGAGCCCATCCTTGGAGCGAGCAAACCAGTCCGGCGCGGCGACGGCGGCGAAGATCGCGAGGATGATCGCCAGGGCAGATGCCACGGGCAGGATGCCGCGTTGCCAGCGCGCCACGAGCAGGGCGAAGGCGATGTAGATCGCCGCCCAGAGCAGCGACATGACGGCAACGCTGGTGCCCTCGAGGCGCGTCCAGCCGCCGATCGTGATCACGATCAGAAGAGCGGCGGAGACGAGGAGCACGAAGGACACAGCCGCCTTCGTCGTCTTCGCTTCAGGCTTCTCCCTGTTCGGTCGCCAGATCTCGTAGCCGGGCCGAGCGGTTGTGACCTCCATCACGACAAGTCTAGAATCTTCCCGCGCCGCGCGCGGCGATCCACGAGGCGGCAGTGGGAGTCGATGCGGGCGGTGGGACTCGAACCCACACGCTCTTTCGAGCACCGGCTCCTAAGGCCGGCCTGTCTACCCAGCTTCCAGCACGCCCGCGAAGCCGAAATTTTACGATCGTTCGCTGATTAGACTGACCGCGGGCTCGGGGGACTGGTGTAACGGCAACATGGCGGTCTCCAAAACCGCCGCTCGAGGTTCGATTCCTCGGTCCCCCGCTGATCTGGCGTCTGACTGCCGCCGCTAACCTGGTCCCGGATGGCCAGGGTTGGAACGAGGCCGGGGCGGCGGACCCCAAGGGCGCTTTGGGCCACGGCCCTGCTCGCGTCGGCGGCGGCCGGCTTGTCGCTGGCTCTCAGCCTCGGGCCCGGGGCCACCGCGGCTGCGGCCGCGTGTCCACACGCCAAGGCCCACCCCCATCAGGTCGCGCTGCCCAAGATCCGCGAGGCCATCACCTGCCTGGTCAATCGCAGGCGCGCGAAGCACGACCGCCACCTGCTCGATCCCAACGACCGGCTGGAGCTGGCCGCTCGCCAGCACACCAGGACGATGCTCGCCCAGGACTGCTTCAGGCACCGATGCGACGGCGAGCCCGGCCTTCATCGGCGGATCAAGAGGTCCGGCTACACCAAGGGGCGCAGGAGCTGGGGATTCGCCGAGATCCTGGGCTACGAGAACACCCCGAGCCAGATGATCGCGCGGTGGATGCACTCGAGGTTCAACCGCCGCAAGGTGCTCGACCGGGACTTTCGCGACCTGGGCGTCGGGGTGGGCTGGGGAACCCCGGTAACCGGCTTGGACGACGGCGACTTCGCCGCCTACACGATCGTCTTCGGCTGGCGCAGACCTCGAAGGTAGCCGGATGTTCGAATCCCGCCCCGCCTGGCGCCGGTGGCGGTTTGATCGCTCGGGCCGCGGAGCCGAAGCCGAGGTTGAATGGTGCTTCGGACACGCAAGCTTGCGTTCGTTGCGTCGGCAGCACTCCTGGCGACTGCCCTTCTCCTCCTCCTCGCCGGGCCCTTGACAGAGGCGGCAAGCGCCAGCGCCTGTACGCGCTATGGCAAGGACAGCCCGCGGCAGCTCAGCAAGCGCCAAGCTCGGATGGCGGTTCGCTGCCTAGTGAATCGAAAGCGACAGAGCCACGGACTGAAAGGGCTGGACAAGAGCCCTCGGCTGAAGAGCTCTTCCCAGTGGCATACGAACTACATGCAGGACCACAGGTGCTTTGCGCACGAGTGCCCCGGCGAGCCATCCGTGCTGTCTCGCCTGAAAACCGCCAACTACATCGTCGGTGGGCTGAGCGCGTGGGCCTACGGCGAGAACATCGCGTACGGCGAAAGCCGCACCGGGACGCCGAAGGCGATCGTCCGCGCCTGGATGCACAGCGCCGGGCACCGCTACAACATCCTCAACCCGCAGTTCCGCCAGATCGGGGTCGGCTTTGCCCGC contains these protein-coding regions:
- a CDS encoding CAP domain-containing protein, with translation MAVRCLVNRKRQSHGLKGLDKSPRLKSSSQWHTNYMQDHRCFAHECPGEPSVLSRLKTANYIVGGLSAWAYGENIAYGESRTGTPKAIVRAWMHSAGHRYNILNPQFRQIGVGFARGTPPEPGAGGSTITTDFGMRKR
- a CDS encoding M28 family peptidase, whose protein sequence is MDAAARMDLIRTLCSFESRAAGTDAERRAASWLATRLSAGGRRVEVEPTYVHPRYGLVHAGHCVLGLAGSLLATVQPAIGFAIVLATAVSMYLDLNYRAYLLRRLFFRRASQNVVSPGKRSDAAARIFLCAHYDAVRAGAAFSPRQAARWARLSARLSIPVGPFRVLFWSLALLLPIIGARMAGLESNLIAFLQLPPTLVLMVGAFLLTGSELSDVAPGANDNASGVATVLSVAEELDTEPPANLDVCVLLVGGEGSLQEGMRSFVRAHRAALDRETTYFVSVDTVGQGTVRFETGAGWIITYDLDRRLVQLCAAIATADHENTDRYQARSVVHGYAGDSMPARIAGYPATTISCGNDLNQGAGRDAWNDTPDRIDKAALDRAHGFALELVRALDRDIGRRTPR
- a CDS encoding acetoacetate--CoA ligase, with amino-acid sequence MARPAANTNQRGELLWEPSPASVERATMTRYMRWLAAERGRSFDDYEALWDWSVAELEEFWASIWDFFEVEASAPYSEVLAERVMPGARWFEGAELNYAQHIFRGKRDTDVAVLHASELRQLGELRWGDLRQQVAAAAAGLRELGVERGDRVVAYLPNIPETLIAFLATASIGAIWSSCSPDFGASSVADRFAQIEPKVLLCVDGYRYNGKDFDRRDTVAGLVREMPTIQHTIFVPYLEETPELPPVRGATTWVQLLAAGEGAELRFEQVPFDHPLWVLYSSGTTGLPKAIVQGHGGILLEHLKKLHLHLDAQDQDRIFWFTTTGWMMWNFLVGVLLTPASIVLYDGSPVHPDMEVLWDLAERTGMTCFGTSASYLAGCVKERVEPASGRDLERLRAVGSTGSPLSPEGFEWVYEHVGRDTWLFSTSGGTDVCTAFVGGVPLLPVYRGELQARALGAAVEAFDEQGNSVTDQVGELVITEPMPSMPLFFWGDEDGSRYRASYFEHFPGVWRHGDWIEITSRGTAVIYGRSDSTINRQGVRMGTSEIYRAVLAVPEVLDALVVDVPRPGTDGWMPLFVVLEPGADLDEQLAETIKRRIREQCSPRHVPNDVFQVREVPRTLSGKVLEVPVKRILSGTPAEQAASRDSLVNPESLDYFVDLAGRLSKS
- a CDS encoding nuclear transport factor 2 family protein, producing the protein MSQENVAMVARLVDAWNQANVEGMLALFDPECEVIFPPEVPEPGPFHGHTELREWAEGFLAAWESHHAEVVELIEADHSIVAILHLIGRGSGSGIEMDETDAHVFTFRDGKVTRWRNFSDRSAALEAAGLRE
- a CDS encoding CAP domain-containing protein; translation: MARVGTRPGRRTPRALWATALLASAAAGLSLALSLGPGATAAAAACPHAKAHPHQVALPKIREAITCLVNRRRAKHDRHLLDPNDRLELAARQHTRTMLAQDCFRHRCDGEPGLHRRIKRSGYTKGRRSWGFAEILGYENTPSQMIARWMHSRFNRRKVLDRDFRDLGVGVGWGTPVTGLDDGDFAAYTIVFGWRRPRR
- a CDS encoding SOS response-associated peptidase, whose translation is MCGRFTLTDPDPARIRARFGLPEFELSEDEVPRYNIAPTDPVLAIRRGERGEREVGRLRWGLLPGRWAERRSGAPLINARAETLDGQPAFAESFRERRCLIPADGFYEWRGEGSAKTPYWISRADGELFAFAGIWASLAARDGEGELVSCAIVTCEPNELIRPLHDRMPVVLMRDAEARWLDAGAGAEELGSLLAPAPEDVLALREVVDAVNNVREDGPHLLEPREARPQLF